The following proteins come from a genomic window of Malus domestica chromosome 02, GDT2T_hap1:
- the LOC103421845 gene encoding DAR GTPase 2, mitochondrial isoform X1, which produces MATATLARQIGRAITNSTSAGNGWFNPHMAAASRAIAERIPLVDLVLEVRDSRIPFSSEFDLLRNYTPLSKRIILFNKMDLANRSQLKDWMKYLKQNNRVSYGVNAHNNESIQQLLNFLQAQVRKLKKADHCNTTTILLVGIPNVGKSALANSLHRIGRISAAEKGKLKCATVSSHPGETKNISSLKIASHPNIYVLDTPGVLPPHISDDDVCTKLALTGTIRDSFAGEKELAQYFLAILNRSDEYKKWAKFSNSENEGSLANKYIESSTSSEIGMKRKNEYPTDHTQDFIVHEVRKTLFEMISSFDGDVEDERLIKEEIKAMGGAFHVPLESEEDAENKVAAKLLNLFRTGRLGHYILDCIPRKLQSCAISV; this is translated from the exons ATGGCAACGGCTACTTTGGCAAGGCAAATaggcagagctattacaaacaGCACAAGCGCGGGAAACGGATGGTTCAACCCTCACATGGCTGCTGCTTCCCGCGCCATTGCCGAACGGATCCCATTGGTCGATCTCGTTCTCGAAGTCAGAGACTCAAGG ATTCCATTTTCGTCAGAGTTTGACCTACTAAGGAACTATACACCACTCTCAAAGAGAATAATACTGTTCAACAAGATGGACCTTGCAAACCGTTCTCAACTGAAG GACTGGATGAAGTACCTTAAACAAAATAATCGTGTTTCATATGGAGTCAATGCCCATAATAACGAGAGCATTCAGCAG TTGTTGAACTTTTTGCAAGCTCAAGTAAGAAAATTGAAGAAAGCTGATCACTGTAATACCACAACAATATTGCTAGTTGGAATTCCTAATGTTGGAAAGTCAGCCCTTGCCAACTCTTTGCATCGGATTGGGAGGATTAGCGCAGCAG AGAAGGGAAAGTTGAAGTGTGCTACAGTGAGTTCACATCCTGGTGAGACAAAAAATATAAGCAGCTTGAAG ATTGCAAGCCACCCCAATATTTACGTGTTGGACACCCCAGGCGTTTTGCCTCCACATATTTCGGATGATGATGTATGCACCAAGCTAGCCTTGACAG GAACGATTCGAGATTCTTTTGCTGGGGAAAAAGAACTGGCTCAGTATTTTCTGGCTATCTTGAACAGGAGTGACGAATACAAGAAATGGGCAAAGTTCTCCAACAGCGAGAATGAGGGATCACTTGCAAATAAGTATATAGAATCCTCAACTAGCTCTGAAATCGGCATGAAACGGAAAAATGAATACCCCACAGATCACACGCAG GATTTCATAGTGCATGAGGTTCGTAAGACACTCTTTGAGATGATATCATCTTTCGACGGTGATGTGGAAGACGAAAGGCTTATTAAGGAAGAAATCAAGGCTATGGGAGGAGCTTTTCACGTTCCTTTGGAATCCGAAGAAGATGCTGAAAATAAAGTCGCAGCTAAGTTGCTGAATCTTTTTCGTACCGGGAGGCTCGGACATTATATTTTAGACTGTATCCCAAGAAAACTCCAGTCCTGTGCAATTTCTgtgtaa
- the LOC103421845 gene encoding DAR GTPase 2, mitochondrial isoform X2, whose product MATATLARQIGRAITNSTSAGNGWFNPHMAAASRAIAERIPLVDLVLEVRDSRDWMKYLKQNNRVSYGVNAHNNESIQQLLNFLQAQVRKLKKADHCNTTTILLVGIPNVGKSALANSLHRIGRISAAEKGKLKCATVSSHPGETKNISSLKIASHPNIYVLDTPGVLPPHISDDDVCTKLALTGTIRDSFAGEKELAQYFLAILNRSDEYKKWAKFSNSENEGSLANKYIESSTSSEIGMKRKNEYPTDHTQDFIVHEVRKTLFEMISSFDGDVEDERLIKEEIKAMGGAFHVPLESEEDAENKVAAKLLNLFRTGRLGHYILDCIPRKLQSCAISV is encoded by the exons ATGGCAACGGCTACTTTGGCAAGGCAAATaggcagagctattacaaacaGCACAAGCGCGGGAAACGGATGGTTCAACCCTCACATGGCTGCTGCTTCCCGCGCCATTGCCGAACGGATCCCATTGGTCGATCTCGTTCTCGAAGTCAGAGACTCAAGG GACTGGATGAAGTACCTTAAACAAAATAATCGTGTTTCATATGGAGTCAATGCCCATAATAACGAGAGCATTCAGCAG TTGTTGAACTTTTTGCAAGCTCAAGTAAGAAAATTGAAGAAAGCTGATCACTGTAATACCACAACAATATTGCTAGTTGGAATTCCTAATGTTGGAAAGTCAGCCCTTGCCAACTCTTTGCATCGGATTGGGAGGATTAGCGCAGCAG AGAAGGGAAAGTTGAAGTGTGCTACAGTGAGTTCACATCCTGGTGAGACAAAAAATATAAGCAGCTTGAAG ATTGCAAGCCACCCCAATATTTACGTGTTGGACACCCCAGGCGTTTTGCCTCCACATATTTCGGATGATGATGTATGCACCAAGCTAGCCTTGACAG GAACGATTCGAGATTCTTTTGCTGGGGAAAAAGAACTGGCTCAGTATTTTCTGGCTATCTTGAACAGGAGTGACGAATACAAGAAATGGGCAAAGTTCTCCAACAGCGAGAATGAGGGATCACTTGCAAATAAGTATATAGAATCCTCAACTAGCTCTGAAATCGGCATGAAACGGAAAAATGAATACCCCACAGATCACACGCAG GATTTCATAGTGCATGAGGTTCGTAAGACACTCTTTGAGATGATATCATCTTTCGACGGTGATGTGGAAGACGAAAGGCTTATTAAGGAAGAAATCAAGGCTATGGGAGGAGCTTTTCACGTTCCTTTGGAATCCGAAGAAGATGCTGAAAATAAAGTCGCAGCTAAGTTGCTGAATCTTTTTCGTACCGGGAGGCTCGGACATTATATTTTAGACTGTATCCCAAGAAAACTCCAGTCCTGTGCAATTTCTgtgtaa